One window of the Syngnathus typhle isolate RoL2023-S1 ecotype Sweden linkage group LG21, RoL_Styp_1.0, whole genome shotgun sequence genome contains the following:
- the LOC133145325 gene encoding diacylglycerol kinase iota-like isoform X5, which yields MSLQKDLPGHGRMALPYFKKAISRLGLQHLGPLQVAPPPASNGPAKELRTRMDWTENAVNDDHLWMETSCSGELCYLGEDACLLKAAKSAPRRKCAACKIVVHTSCTEQLEKESKWRPFMLKPLPSPLMKPILVLVNPKSGGNQGAKLLQMFMWILNPRQVFDLSQGGLREALDLYRKVPNLRILACGGDGTVGWILSTLDELQMKPQPPVAVLPLGTGNDLARTLNWGGGYTDEPVSKVLGQVEDGSVVQLDRWNLQVEQSHGAERQLQDGTQKLPLDVFNNYFSLGFDAHVTLEFHESREANPEKFNSRFRNKMFYAGAAFSDFLQRSSRDLSKHVRVVCDGTDLTPKIQDLKFQCIVFLNIPRYCAGTMPWGNTGDHRDFEPQRHDDGCIEVIGFTVASLAALQVGGHGERLHQCREVVLTTFKTVPVQVDGEPCRLAPSTLRISLRNQANMVQKSKRRTSVPLLNDPHAVPERLRLRVNRIGLHEYDRLQYDKERLRDISVPVGIVVVRGDCDLETCRLYIDRLREDLQQAPSLGHRVHYQDESRGMPRTTSAGRLSSSWSFLDSTSADRFYRIDKAQEHLHFVTEICQDEVFILDREGPAGGRVSSAGMPDLVAEPSAGAPLTPEEQALLTAASAGDLSTLSECVRHGVSLLVRDGAGCSALHKAARKGHAQLVVFILQQGSKVLLDLPDGEKGDTALHKAAWEKQHAVCRLLVEAGASLHKTNFQGKTPVEQAAGDLELTSYLSSQKTPSAPHEDLETAV from the exons atgtctctccaaaaggatcttcctggtcacggacgaatggcccttccatattttaa GAAAGCCATCTCACGGTTGGGCCTGCAACACCTGGGGCCGCTGCAGGTAGCCCCGCCTCCCGCCTCCAATGGCCCCGCCAAGGAGCTTCGCACCCGCATGGACTGGACG GAGAACGCCGTCAACGACGACCACCTGTGGATGGAGACCAGCTGCTCGGGCGAACTCTGCTACCTCGGGGAGGACGCCTGCCTGCTCAAGGCTGCG AAGTCTGCGcccaggaggaagtgcgccgccTGCAAGATCGTCGTCCACACCAGCTGCACCGAGCAGCTGGAGAAG GAGTCCAAATGGCGGCCGTTCATGCTGAAGCCGCTGCCCTCGCCGCTCATGAAGCCCATCCTGGTCCTCGTCAACCCCAAGAGCGGAGGCAACCAG GGCGCCAAGCTGCTCCAGATGTTCATGTGGATCCTGAACCCGCGGCAAGTCTTTGACCTGTCGCAGGGCGGCCTTCGGGAGGC GTTGGATTTGTATCGCAAAGTGCCAAACTTGAGGATCCTGGCCTGCGGTGGAGACGGCACG GTGGGCTGGATCCTGTCCACGCTGGACGAGCTACAGATGAAGCCGCAGCCTCCGGTGGCCGTCCTTCCTCTGGGAACAGGAAACGACCTCGCCAGGACGCTCAACTGGGGCGGG gGCTACACGGACGAGCCCGTGTCCAAGGTTCTGGGCCAGGTGGAGGACGGCTCGGTGGTGCAGCTGGACAGGTGGAACCTGCAGGTGGAGCAGAGCCACGGCGCCGAGCGGCAGCTCCAAGACGGCACGCAGAAG CTGCCCCTCGACGTCTTCAACAACTACTTCAGCCTGGGCTTCGACGCTCACGTCACGCTGGAGTTCCACGAGTCCAGAG AGGCCAACCCCGAAAAGTTTAACAGTCGCTTCCGCAACAAAATGTTCTACGCGGGG GCCGCCTTCTCCGATTTCCTCCAGAGAAGCTCGAGGGACTTGTCCAAGCACGTCCGAGTGGTG TGCGACGGCACCGACTTGACTCCCAAGATCCAAGATTTGAAATTCCAGTGCATcgtctttctaaacattcccAG GTACTGCGCGGGCACCATGCCCTGGGGGAACACCGGCGACCACCGCGACTTTGAGCCGCAGCGTCACGACGACGGCTGCATCGAGGTCATCGGCTTCACCGTGGCCTCGCTG GCGGCCCTGCAGGTGGGCGGTCACGGCGAGAGGCTCCACCAGTGCCGCGAGGTGGTCCTCACCACCTTCAAGACGGTGCCGGTGCAG GTGGACGGCGAGCCGTGCCGACTGGCGCCGTCCACGCTGCGCATCTCGCTGCGCAACCAGGCCAACATGgtccagaagagcaagagacgCACCTCGGTGCCGCTGCTCAACGA CCCCCACGCCGTCCCCGAGCGGCTTCGGCTGCGGGTCAACCGGATCGGCCTGCACGAGTACGACCGCTTGCAGTACGACAAAGAGCGGCTGCGGGACATCT CGGTTCCGGTGGGCATCGTGGTGGTGAGGGGCGACTGCGACTTGGAAACGTGCAGACTCTACATCGACAGACTGCGAGAG GACTTGCAGCAGGCGCCCTCTCTTGGCCACAGAGTGCATTACCAG GATGAGAGCCGGGGGATGCCTCGGACCACCTCGGCTGGCAGACTCTCTTCCAGCTGGAGCTTCTTGGATT ccaCATCGGCCGACCGCTTCTATCGCATCGACAAGGCCCAG GAGCACCTTCACTTTGTCACGGAAATCTGCCAGGACGAGGTGTTCATCCTGGACCGCGAGGGCCCGGCGGGGGGCCGGGTGTCATCGGCCGGGATGCCCGACCTGGTGGCGGAGCCCAGCGCCGG CGCGCCGTTGACTCCCGAGGAACAAG CGCTGTTGACGGCGGCGAGCGCCGGGGATCTCTCCACG TTGTCGGAGTGCGTGCGTCACGGCGTCAGCCTGCTGGTGCGAGACGGCGCCGGTTGCTCGGCCCTGCATAAAGCCGCGCGGAAAGGACACGCCCAGCTGGTGGTCTTCATCCTGCAGCAGG GATCCAAAGTGCTTCTCGACTTGCCCGACGGAGAAAA AGGGGACACGGCCTTGCACAAAGCCGCTTGGGAGAAGCAGCACGCCGTGTGTCGGCTGTTGGTGGAGGCGGGCGCGTCGCTTCACAAAACCAACTTTCAG GGGAAGACCCCGGTGGAGCAGGCGGCGGGCGACCTGGAGCTGACCTCCTACCTGAGCAGCCAAAAAACACCTTCGGCCCCCCACGAGGACTTGGAGACGGCAGTCTGA